The Bacteroidales bacterium nucleotide sequence CACAAAGCGAGAAAAGAGATCAGAATAGCGGAGGGCTATACCGAAATCCTTCTATCAACAAAAGAGACGATGATGCAGGTGATACTTGCGATCCTTCGAGCATTGTAACCGGGGTACAGGTATCTCATGAGAGATTTGGTAATGGTAAAGTTATTAATGTTGAAGGTGAAGGTCAGAATCGTAAAGCAACGGTTTTCTTTCAATCTGCAGGTCAAAAGCAACTGCTTCTGAAATTTGCACGGCTGAAAATTATTGGATAATCTGCGTGTCTAAATTTTACAAAAGACCTGTTTTTATGATGTGGATTTTCAATATTTTTAGTAAAAGTAAATGGTTAATATATTTTGCCCAATAATCTGAGAATAGTTGAGTTTGGGTAATAAAACTATTCAGCAAAATAAGGTTTTAGACCATGTGCTTTTTTGATTTGACAACCTGCGTGGTAAAACCTTACAGGTTTTTTTTCTGAATTAAACTTTCAACCGAATTTATAGATTCTTCAATTTCATTCACATTAAACGGTTTGCAATAATACTTATGGATAATTTTAGTGTTTAATATTTCTTCTATCTCGGGTGAGATATCAAAACCAGTTAAAATATAAAAAATAACTTGAGGAAATTCTGTTTTTGCTTTTTTAGCAAACTCAACGCCATCCATACCAGGCATTTTCATATCGCTTATAACAATATCGATCTCAGGATGTGCCCGAAGTAGTTCTAATCCTTCAATGCCTGACAAACAAGTTATTACGTTATATTTTTTTTGAAAGTTTATTCTAAACAGTAATAAATTTGTTTGCTCATCGTCTACGTAAAGGATTGTTTTCTTTTCATCCATAATTATATGGTTTTAAGTTGGTAATTTTATAATAACATTCGTACCTTTTTTGACTTCTGATTGAATCTCAACAGATCCATTAAATTCTTTTATTATCTCATAACTAATCGATAGTCCAAGACCAGTGCCTTTACCCGACTCTTTGGTAGTGAAAAAAGGATCGAATATTCTACTTAAATTCTCCTTGGGTATACCCAGCCCTGAGTCAGATATTGTAAGCATTAACTCATTTTCAAGCAAAGTGGTAGTGATAGTGATAGAACCCTTATCATCAATTGCTTGAATGGCATTAGAGAGTATATTCAATACAGCTTGATGTAATCTCCCCTCGTTTGCAACAACTGTAAATGAATCATTGGTAAACTGCTTTATTATATCTATCCTATTCTTTGTTTGAATACTAAGCATAACCAAACAATTATCAATAATTGAGTGGATATCACAATTTTCAGAAGTTGATTCAGTTTGTCGGCTAAATCTATTCAAACTTTTTACTATATCTGCCGCTCTAATAACACCAATATTAACAGCATTAATAAGTGGGTTAACATTTTCAAGGTGATCGCTTAAATTATCAACAAAATAGTTATTAATAGCTTGAATACCCCCATTAATGAAGTTCAATGGATTGTTAATTTCATGTGCAACTCCTGCCGCAAGAACCCCCAGTGAAGCCATCTTTTCAGCATGGACGAGCTGTTTTTGTGCGCTTTGCAAATTACTTAGAGCAGCTTCTAGTTCTAGTCGTTGAGCGTTTAACTCTTCGTTGGCTTCAATTAGTACTTCATTAGTAACCTTAAGTTCTTCGGTTCGCTCATCTACAAGTAGTTCTAAATGATCTTGATGTTTCAGAAGTTCTTTTTCAATATTTTTCTTTTCGGTAATATCGCGGAGGATCGATTGTAAGAGAATTTGATCGTTCAGCGTTATTTTTGATATGATTCCACTAAACCAATGATTATCACCAGAAATATCGATCATACGATAATCGATTATCCCAGTATAAATATTATCGCTTGACATCAGATGTTGGACAGTCTCTTTAACCATGTAAATATCCTCATGGTGAATATATGCAGCAATGTTTGAATTAGAAAAATCGTTTGGATTAATTCCAGTAATTTTCTCGAGTTGTTCATTTGCAAAAACGATATTCCCATTTTGATCTGAAATCATTATGATATCAGGAAAATCATCGATAATTGTTCTGTATCGTTCTTCGCTTTCTTTCAATGCTTTTTCGGCTTTTTTGCGCTCAGATATATCACGAACTATAGCGTGCAGTAAATACTCCCCTTTTATCATAATTCTATTAAGACTTACTTCAGCATAAAACTCAGTGCCATTATATTTTTTGTGAAGCCACTCAAAAAACTGAGAATTACCATTTAAAGCAGCATTTATCTTCTCCAAAGTTTTTTCCTTAGACAATCTACCATCAGGTTGAAATTCTGGCGAAAACTCAACAGGAGAGTGACCAATTATCTTATCACTTCCACATCCAAAAATCTGACTTGTTGTTGAATTACAATCCAGAAATTTAAATTTATTCATAATAAACATGGCATCACTTGAGGCTTCAAATAGCGATTTGAATTTGAATTCACTTTCCCTTAAAGCTTTTTCAGCATTTTTCCTTTCGGTAATATCAATAATTATTCCTCTGAAACCAACCAGCTTTTGATTCTCCAAAATTCTACTTGTATAGGTTTGGATTGGAAATGTTTTTTTATTCTTTTTAACGGCAGTATATATATATCCTTTATTAGTTTCACCATCCATCAATCGTTTCATATTCTCAGAAGCGAGTTCTTGTTCTTCTTGAATAATGGCTGAAAAAATATTTATGCCCTTACGAAAATCCTCCTTACTGTAACCAAAAATCTCAAAACCTGATTTGTTAACATAGGTAAGTCTCCCACTTAAATCAGCTTCGAATACGGTTTGAGGCAATAAATCTGTCATCTCTCTAAATTTATTTTCACTTTTTTCCAATTCATTTTCTACATACTTGCGTTCATTGGTGTCTGATATCGCTCGATCAATAGATTTTTTATTAATTTTAAAAGTACTATACCCTGCAATCCCTGTAAAAATCATAGCAAAAGATGTATCTACTAAAAAATCAACAGCAGATGCATTAGAAATAGAAAATTGTTGTTTAAAGATTTTAACAAAAATGAAAAGCACAATAATATTTACTAAAATATAGACCAAGATTGTTTTCTGATATTTTATTATAAATAATGGCATCATGGAAAGAATTGCCACAATAATAACAACGGTATCTAAGCGAGCAATAACTTCGCTCTTATCTACCCACATTACAAACCAAACACTCGAGAGAGATGAAATAAGGAGCAGATGCGCTGCAAAACCATAAAGACCTCGCATTAAAAGAAAAAGAGCAATAATGAAAATAATCGCCATTGAAAATTCCGAAAGAATTATTGGCAGGTATAATTTACCATAATCAGAACTTATAGTTTGTATATAACCGGTTGAGAATATAATCAGTGTTAAACCGATAATAACTGAAATACTAAAATAATAAATTAAACACACCCTCTGCTGCAATGCAAAATCTGAATCTTCATATCTACTTAATACCTTAGGAAGTTTTCCTCTTTTCTTATTTTTCGACTTATAACCAATATGAATTCCAATATCCATAAATATTTTTCTAGTACTTTTTTTATTATCCTTAAAATCTGTAAATTAATTCATTTGAAGGTTATTTCACTTGCAATAAAATTGAGATGAATCTTTAAAAAAAATGATATATCTCATTCTATTTGAAACGCTGTTTTTAATTTCTCCTCCACAATGTGATGCTTTTTGTTTAAAATTAGTCCAAAAGAAATTTGCTAACAAATTCTTTAGCTGCTCAATAGACAATTGAATCCTAAGTGAGGTCAAAGGTTTAATTAATATATTTTATACCTTATTTCCTGAAAATCCTTTACTTGTTATGCCTTTCCAATTAATTTTTGGGTATTGTCAGAAAAAGTCTACTTTTGATTCCGATATTACAGACTATCTGTAAGGCAGATACTATCAAACATTATAGATATTCGTTTAAAACTCAACAAAAAGACATTGGAAATATTTGAGATTATTGCCACCACACTTTTCGGTTTAGAAGAGATACTTGCACAAGAACTTCGCGAACTTGGTGCGGCTGATATTGAAGTATTGAGCCGTGCAGTAAGGTATAAAGGAGATCGGGAGATGCTTTACAAAAGCAACCTGCTCCTACGAACCGCTGTAAAAGTTTTAAAACCGATTGGTACATTTTATGCAGCAAACGAACAGCAACTGTACGATAAAATTAAAAAAATAAATTGGGACGAATATTTTAGTTATAATAAAACATTTGCAATTGACGGAAGCACACATAGCGAAATATTCACCCATTCCAAGTTTATTGCCCTAAAATCAAAGGATGCAATTGCCGATCAGTTTAGGGAGAAATACAGCATTAGACCCTCCGTTGATACTGAAAATCCCGATCTACGTATCAATGTGCATATTAATGACAAAACGGTTATTGTTTCTTTAGATAGTTCGGGATCCTCGTTGGGTAAACGTAACTATAGGCTTGCTCAAACAGAGGCTCCAATAAACGAAGTGCTCGCTGCCGGAATAATTTTATTATCTGGATGGGATAAAACCTGTGATTTTATAGATCCTATGTGTGGATCAGGCACATTTCCCATTGAAGCAGCTTTACTTGCTAATAATATTCCATCTGGCAGAAACCGAAAATTTGGTTTTGAAACATGGGGTGATTTTGATTTAAATTTATGGAATGATGTTAAAGCCAAGGCCGATTCTAATATTATTTCATCTAACGTAAAAATTTTTGCAAACGATATTGATAATAAAGCATTGGACATTGCTTTTGCAAATGCTAAAAGAGCAGGCGTAAGCAATCTCATTACTTTTGATACTATTGATTTTTTTCATACATCTCATGATACTGGAAAGGGGCTTGTTGTTATGAATCCCCCATACGGTGAGCGGTTGCAAATAAATGAAATCACTAATTTTTATCAAGATATCGGATCAAGACTTAAGCACTTCTATCAGGGTTGCGATGCATGGATTATAAGTGCCAACTACGAAGCCCTAAAAAATTTCGGGCTAAGAACTTCTAAGAAAATAAAATTGTATAATGGTCCACTCGAATGCCGATTACAAAAATATGAGCTATATCAGGGGAGCAAGAAGGTTAGTAAGATTGGGAATGAACCAACTCATTAAGAGGATTGTATCAAAATAACTAAAACTAGGTCTAAAGATTCCGATGAATATAGAGTTTGTTCAAACAATATAAAATGCGGGATATAAAACAATTCACATTATTAATCATCTTTTCAATAACCATTTTGTTTTTATCATACAATCAGCTAGTTTTGTAGCAGAAGAGAAACGATTGACTTATTGCTATAGTAAAGTTGATAAATTACCACCTTTCAGAAAATTAAAAAGTACTTATCCTTACCTTAAAAAGTAATCGTTTTCTTATATTTGATAGCAAACAGAAATCTATAAAATGGATTACAACACAAGCAGAAAAAAGCTTAACCTCCCCGAGTACGGCAGAAACATCCATCAAATGGTTGATCATTTATCTACCGTTGAGGACAGAGATGAACGTAACCGATTAGCAAGAGTGCTTATTGGTATAATGGGCAATATGAACCCACATCTTCGGGATGTTAACGATTTCAAGCATAAACTTTGGGATCACCTATTCATCATGTCTGACTTTAAGATTGATATAGACTCCCCATACCCTATTCCAAACCTTGAAACCTATCAGGAAAAACCAAAAACTGTTCCCTACCCCACACAGCCAATTACTTTTAAACACTACGGACGTTCTATTGAGCTGATGATACAGAAAGCAATTGAAATGGAAGAAGGACAGCAAAAGGAAGCCCTTACGCAACTTATTGCAAACCACATGAAAAAGGCTTACCTGATGTGGAATAAAGATTCCGTTTCGGACGATGATGTAATAAAGGATCTAGCAAGACTATCAGGAGGAAAATTGACTTTAGCAGTTGGTACAAGGTTGAGTGATAGTCGCGAAGTCTTCAAAAATAAGCGTAAATTCGTTCCACGAAAAAAATAACTTACTTAAGCAGCTATGGCCACATTTGAGGTATATGGCGGAAAGCCGCTCAAGGGTGAACTACACCCTCAGGGTGCTAAAAACGAGGCATTACAAATTATTTGTGCCACGCTTTTAACTCCCGAAAAGGTTACAATTCGAAATATTCCCAGCATCAGAGATGTGGTTAAACTCATCGAACTGTTAGAGTGCATGGGTGTTGAAATTAAGTTTACCGAGCCTTCTGTCTGTACATTTCAAGCCAAAAACGTTAACGTTGAATACCTCACCACTGATGACTTCAAAACCAAGGCAGCCAGCCTTAGAGGTTCTATAATGGTTGTTGGGCCGTTACTTGCCCGCTATGGTATAGCGTACATTCCAAAACCAGGAGGTGATAGAATTGGTCGCCGTAGACTCGATACCCATTTCATCGGATTCGAAAAATTAGGCGCATCGTTTAACTTCGATACGAAGGAAAGTTTCTTTAAGGTTGAGGGAAAAAATCTCAAGGGTGCATATATGCTACTTGACGAGGCTTCTGTTACTGGAACGGCTAATATTCTTATGGCAGCAGTGCTAACCCCTGGTAAAACAACCATTTTTAATGCAGCCTGTGAGCCTTACGTACAGCAACTTAGCAAAATGCTTCTTCGCATGGGTGCTAAGATTTCAGGTATAGGCTCAAATCTTTTGGTGGTTGATGGCGTTGAAAATCTAGGAGGATGTGAACACACAATCCTTCCCGATATGATTGAAATTGGTTCGTTTATAGGTCTTGCGGCTATGACCCATAGCGATATCACCATAAAAAACGTTTCGTACGAAGATTTAGGAATTATCCCCGATTCTTTTAGCCGACTTGGAATCAAAATGGAGAGAATTGGCGATGATATTCATATTCCCGAGCAGAGTAATTATGAGATTGATACCTTTATAGATGGTTCGATTCTAACAATTGCTGACGCTACTTGGCCTGGTCTCACACCCGACCTTCTTAGCGTTTTTCTTGTTGTTGCTACACAGGCCAAAGGCTCAGTTCTAATTCATCAAAAGATGTTCGAGAGTCGATTATTCTTCGTTGATAAGCTAATTGACATGGGCGCACAGATTATCCTCTGCGACCCTCACCGTGCAACGGTGATTGGACATAATCACCAATTGCAACTTCGCCCTACAACAATGACATCTCCTGATATTCGTGCAGGGGTTGCCCTTCTTATTGCAGCACTTTCTGCCGATGGAAAAAGCACCATCCATAACATCGAGCAGATTGATCGTGGCTACGAGAATATCGATAAACGGTTGAATGCTATTGGGGCAGATATTAGAAGAATTGGATAGTTTTAATTTGTTAGTTTGATACTAACCGCACATTATTCGTTCGTATCCCACAATCTTTTTTTTCTACTACTTGCCTCTTTTCAGGCATTTTTAAACCTTTTTTGGGAAAGGCACTCTAACCTCAAACTATAACCAAACCACAAAGCATGAAATCTCTTTTCATAACTCTTGCAGTTTTTTTACTACTAATAATCACCTCAATTACTTCTGCTCAAGAAGATCCTGTGGTTCAAAAAATCATTGAGATAGGAAAAACCGATAACCAAACAATGAAACATCTCGATATACTTTGTAATCGATTTGGAGGAAGGTTAATTGGATCCGATGCTTATGAAAATGCGGCAGAATGGGCTGCAAGTAAATTTAAGGAATGGGGAATGCAAGTGGAGATGGATGAGGCTGGAACTCTTCCTGTTGGTTTTAACCGTGGCCCTTGGTTCGGAAGAATGTTGAGCGATAATGGCATGATTCTTCATTTCGCCACACCATCATATACATCAGGTACAAAGGGTGTTCAAAAGGGTCATGTGCTGATTGAGCCAAAATCCCAAGGTGAATTCAACCACATGAAAGGGAGACTTAAAGGAGCATGGGTACTAATATCTGGCACAAGTACTGGTTGGCCAATTGATATATCAAAGGAAGCAGATATTGAACGCGCTAAAATAATTGCAGAAAACGCAATAATTGAAAAGAAAAATGATTCAATCAATGCCTTAAATAGGAAGGCTCGTGAAACAGATGGTAAAAAGATTGATCCACTACCCTTTAAAGAAGAACCTGCATTATTTTACAAACAAATGATTGATGCTGGTATTCTAGGAATAATCCAATCCGCAAAAATTCCAATCATAGCATTATACGATCGGAAGAATATCGATAGTATGACATTCGAAAAACTGCCACAAGTACCCGATATCAAACTCGATGAGCATCAATTTCAGATAATTGAACAGATGGCTAAAGAGCGTCAACGCTTTGATTTAGAGTTTGATATTCGCAATCATTTTAAAATGGGACCCATCAAATATCACAATGTTATTGGAATTATTCCTGGCACTGAATTCCCTGATGAGTACGTGATAATGGGCGGTCACCTTGATGCTTATGATGTTGGTACAGGTGGTGTTGACGATGGTTCTGGTTCTACACCAGCAATGGAAGCCGCTCGCTTAATTATGAAGGCCGGCGGTAAACCAAAACGTACCATTCTGGTTTGCTTATGGGCTGGTGAGGAGTTTGGGCTTTTAGGTTCTACAAGTTGGGTGATAAGAAATCAGGATAAACTTCCCAAAATATCTAACATGTTTAATCGTGATGGAGGACCAACTGTTGCCAATAGTTTGAGCGTGTCTGATGCCATGTGGTCTGATATCGAAAAAATTTGCCAACCCTTGAATAACATCAATCCCAATTTCCCCTTCACCCTTAAGAAAAAAAATCCAAAAGAGCGTCCCAAAAAAGCGACAGGTACGGATAGTAGTCCATTTGCAGTTGTAGGAGTTCCTACAATGACATTTAATACCGAAGATACTAAAGGGTACAACTTCAGTTATGGAGAAATATGGCATACTGAAAGAGATCTTTACAATATGAGTATCCCAGAATATCAAGAACATACTGCTATTGTTACTGCTGTTGTTGTTTACGGAGTAGCCAACCTCGATCATCTTTTATCCCGAGAAGGGTATTATCTTCCTGACACCAAAAAAGAGGAGAAAAAAGAGGTAAAGAAAAAGAAATAACTATAACAAATACTTCGCATAAAAACCCACCGTTGCAACGATGGGTTTTTTATTACCTTTGTGCCAAATTGTCGGAATAAATTCCATGGCAGAGTATTTGTTTGGTGAAAACGACTGAAAAAATATTACATATATGACAAGGAAGAAACACAAGAAAGAGGAAGTTACAGATGAGCAGATATTAGACCCAACAGCGGGTGATACCGCTACATTTTCTGACAAAAATGTAGTGAATGATGAAAAAAAAGACGAGGAAAATAAGACCGAGGAAAAAATTGAGGTAAATCCTGTTGAGCAAATTCAGGCTCAACTTGATGAAATGAAGGATAAATACATTCGCCTTTCAGCAGAATTTGATAACTATCGTAAACGTTCACTTCGCGAGAAGATGGACTTAACTAAGTATGCCTCTGAAGATATACTACAATCAATCCTTCCACTTTATGATGATTTTGAACGTGCAATGAAAAGTTGGGATGAAAGCACTGATATTGATGCAGTAAAACAAGGATTACACCTGATTTATAATAAGTTTTATGATTTTCTGAAAACAAAAGGAATTTCTGAAATCGAAGCAATAGGTAAAGAGTTAAACACAGATATTCATGAAGCCATAACCAAAATTCCTGCTCAGGACGATGCGATGAAGGGTAAAATTGTTGATGTTGTTCAAAAAGGATATATGCTCAACGATAAGGTGATTCGTTTTTCGAAAGTAGTTATTGGGGAATAGGCTTAGCAAAAACTAATTATGGCGAAAAGAGATTATTACGAGATACTTGGTCTACAACGTGATGCATCGAAAGATGAGATAAAAAAGGCCTATCGCAAGATGGCTATTAAATATCATCCCGATAAGAATCCTGGTGACAAAAGTTCCGAAGATCATTTTAAAGAAGCAGCTGAAGCTTATGAGGTTCTTAACGATGATAACAAACGAGCACGTTATGACCAGTTCGGACATGCTGGCATGAATGGAGGTGGCGGGTTCTCTGGTGGTGGAATGAATATTGAAGATATCTTTTCCCAATTTGGTGATATTTTTGGCGGTCACTTTGGTGGATTTGGTGGATTTGGTGGTGGACGAAGTTCGCAACGTGTAAACAAGGGATCCGATTTACGTGTAAAAGTTAAACTCAACCTACAAGAAGTTGCAAATGGAGTTGAGAAAAAGATAAAGGTTAACAAATATGTAACTTGTAAGACATGCTCTGGATCAGGTGCTGCAGGCGGTTCATCGCACAACACTTGCTCAACATGTAGAGGTTCTGGTTATGTTACCCGAATTGCAAATACAATGCTTGGGCAGATGCAAACAAACAGTACCTGTCCTACCTGCAACGGAGAAGGAAAAACCATTACTCATAAATGTACTAGTTGTAGCGGTGAAGGTGTTGTTCGCGACGACGAGGTAATTTCAATCAAGATTCCAGCAGGTGTGGCAGAGGGTATGCAAATGAGCGTATCTGGTCGAGGGAATGCTGCTCGCAGAGGTGGCGTTAATGGCGATCTTCTTGTTCAGATTGAAGAGGAGAAAGATCCTGAACTAATCCGCGATGGAAACGATTTAATATATAATTTGTACCTGAGTTTTCCTGATGCAACACTGGGAGTTCCAATTGAAATTCC carries:
- a CDS encoding response regulator; this encodes MDEKKTILYVDDEQTNLLLFRINFQKKYNVITCLSGIEGLELLRAHPEIDIVISDMKMPGMDGVEFAKKAKTEFPQVIFYILTGFDISPEIEEILNTKIIHKYYCKPFNVNEIEESINSVESLIQKKNL
- a CDS encoding PAS domain S-box protein; its protein translation is MDIGIHIGYKSKNKKRGKLPKVLSRYEDSDFALQQRVCLIYYFSISVIIGLTLIIFSTGYIQTISSDYGKLYLPIILSEFSMAIIFIIALFLLMRGLYGFAAHLLLISSLSSVWFVMWVDKSEVIARLDTVVIIVAILSMMPLFIIKYQKTILVYILVNIIVLFIFVKIFKQQFSISNASAVDFLVDTSFAMIFTGIAGYSTFKINKKSIDRAISDTNERKYVENELEKSENKFREMTDLLPQTVFEADLSGRLTYVNKSGFEIFGYSKEDFRKGINIFSAIIQEEQELASENMKRLMDGETNKGYIYTAVKKNKKTFPIQTYTSRILENQKLVGFRGIIIDITERKNAEKALRESEFKFKSLFEASSDAMFIMNKFKFLDCNSTTSQIFGCGSDKIIGHSPVEFSPEFQPDGRLSKEKTLEKINAALNGNSQFFEWLHKKYNGTEFYAEVSLNRIMIKGEYLLHAIVRDISERKKAEKALKESEERYRTIIDDFPDIIMISDQNGNIVFANEQLEKITGINPNDFSNSNIAAYIHHEDIYMVKETVQHLMSSDNIYTGIIDYRMIDISGDNHWFSGIISKITLNDQILLQSILRDITEKKNIEKELLKHQDHLELLVDERTEELKVTNEVLIEANEELNAQRLELEAALSNLQSAQKQLVHAEKMASLGVLAAGVAHEINNPLNFINGGIQAINNYFVDNLSDHLENVNPLINAVNIGVIRAADIVKSLNRFSRQTESTSENCDIHSIIDNCLVMLSIQTKNRIDIIKQFTNDSFTVVANEGRLHQAVLNILSNAIQAIDDKGSITITTTLLENELMLTISDSGLGIPKENLSRIFDPFFTTKESGKGTGLGLSISYEIIKEFNGSVEIQSEVKKGTNVIIKLPT
- a CDS encoding class I SAM-dependent RNA methyltransferase; translated protein: MEIFEIIATTLFGLEEILAQELRELGAADIEVLSRAVRYKGDREMLYKSNLLLRTAVKVLKPIGTFYAANEQQLYDKIKKINWDEYFSYNKTFAIDGSTHSEIFTHSKFIALKSKDAIADQFREKYSIRPSVDTENPDLRINVHINDKTVIVSLDSSGSSLGKRNYRLAQTEAPINEVLAAGIILLSGWDKTCDFIDPMCGSGTFPIEAALLANNIPSGRNRKFGFETWGDFDLNLWNDVKAKADSNIISSNVKIFANDIDNKALDIAFANAKRAGVSNLITFDTIDFFHTSHDTGKGLVVMNPPYGERLQINEITNFYQDIGSRLKHFYQGCDAWIISANYEALKNFGLRTSKKIKLYNGPLECRLQKYELYQGSKKVSKIGNEPTH
- a CDS encoding DUF4290 domain-containing protein, with the translated sequence MDYNTSRKKLNLPEYGRNIHQMVDHLSTVEDRDERNRLARVLIGIMGNMNPHLRDVNDFKHKLWDHLFIMSDFKIDIDSPYPIPNLETYQEKPKTVPYPTQPITFKHYGRSIELMIQKAIEMEEGQQKEALTQLIANHMKKAYLMWNKDSVSDDDVIKDLARLSGGKLTLAVGTRLSDSREVFKNKRKFVPRKK
- the murA gene encoding UDP-N-acetylglucosamine 1-carboxyvinyltransferase, whose translation is MATFEVYGGKPLKGELHPQGAKNEALQIICATLLTPEKVTIRNIPSIRDVVKLIELLECMGVEIKFTEPSVCTFQAKNVNVEYLTTDDFKTKAASLRGSIMVVGPLLARYGIAYIPKPGGDRIGRRRLDTHFIGFEKLGASFNFDTKESFFKVEGKNLKGAYMLLDEASVTGTANILMAAVLTPGKTTIFNAACEPYVQQLSKMLLRMGAKISGIGSNLLVVDGVENLGGCEHTILPDMIEIGSFIGLAAMTHSDITIKNVSYEDLGIIPDSFSRLGIKMERIGDDIHIPEQSNYEIDTFIDGSILTIADATWPGLTPDLLSVFLVVATQAKGSVLIHQKMFESRLFFVDKLIDMGAQIILCDPHRATVIGHNHQLQLRPTTMTSPDIRAGVALLIAALSADGKSTIHNIEQIDRGYENIDKRLNAIGADIRRIG
- a CDS encoding M28 family peptidase; the encoded protein is MKSLFITLAVFLLLIITSITSAQEDPVVQKIIEIGKTDNQTMKHLDILCNRFGGRLIGSDAYENAAEWAASKFKEWGMQVEMDEAGTLPVGFNRGPWFGRMLSDNGMILHFATPSYTSGTKGVQKGHVLIEPKSQGEFNHMKGRLKGAWVLISGTSTGWPIDISKEADIERAKIIAENAIIEKKNDSINALNRKARETDGKKIDPLPFKEEPALFYKQMIDAGILGIIQSAKIPIIALYDRKNIDSMTFEKLPQVPDIKLDEHQFQIIEQMAKERQRFDLEFDIRNHFKMGPIKYHNVIGIIPGTEFPDEYVIMGGHLDAYDVGTGGVDDGSGSTPAMEAARLIMKAGGKPKRTILVCLWAGEEFGLLGSTSWVIRNQDKLPKISNMFNRDGGPTVANSLSVSDAMWSDIEKICQPLNNINPNFPFTLKKKNPKERPKKATGTDSSPFAVVGVPTMTFNTEDTKGYNFSYGEIWHTERDLYNMSIPEYQEHTAIVTAVVVYGVANLDHLLSREGYYLPDTKKEEKKEVKKKK
- the grpE gene encoding nucleotide exchange factor GrpE, translated to MTRKKHKKEEVTDEQILDPTAGDTATFSDKNVVNDEKKDEENKTEEKIEVNPVEQIQAQLDEMKDKYIRLSAEFDNYRKRSLREKMDLTKYASEDILQSILPLYDDFERAMKSWDESTDIDAVKQGLHLIYNKFYDFLKTKGISEIEAIGKELNTDIHEAITKIPAQDDAMKGKIVDVVQKGYMLNDKVIRFSKVVIGE
- the dnaJ gene encoding molecular chaperone DnaJ; translated protein: MAKRDYYEILGLQRDASKDEIKKAYRKMAIKYHPDKNPGDKSSEDHFKEAAEAYEVLNDDNKRARYDQFGHAGMNGGGGFSGGGMNIEDIFSQFGDIFGGHFGGFGGFGGGRSSQRVNKGSDLRVKVKLNLQEVANGVEKKIKVNKYVTCKTCSGSGAAGGSSHNTCSTCRGSGYVTRIANTMLGQMQTNSTCPTCNGEGKTITHKCTSCSGEGVVRDDEVISIKIPAGVAEGMQMSVSGRGNAARRGGVNGDLLVQIEEEKDPELIRDGNDLIYNLYLSFPDATLGVPIEIPTVDGKVKIKIDPGTQPGKVLRLRGKGIPDVNGYGRGDLLVTINVWVPKSLTKEEKAMIEKMSKSQNFEPNPDSSERNFFEKMRGFFE